TCTTCGTGTAAGGTAGCCGCTGTCCGCGGTCTTGAGCGCGGTGTCCACCAAGCCTTTGCGTCCGCCGTGAGTGGAAATAAAGTATTCGAATACCGACAGTCCTTCGCGGAAGTTGCTTTGAATCGGAAGCGGAAGGATATTGCCGGTAGGTCCGACGATAAGACCGCGCATGGCCGCAAGCTGACGCACCTGATCGATTTTCCCTCTTGCTCCTGACTCCGCCATCATGAAAATGCTGTTGAACTTGCCGAAGTTGAGGCGCATCGCCTTGGTCAAATCCTTGGTCGCCTGGTCCCAAATGGAAATGATTACCTCATCCTTTTCCTGCTGGGTAATGAGCTTTTTGTTAAACTTGCTCCAAACCTTATCGGCTTCACGGTTCGCCTTTCCGATAATTTCCACTTTTTCCGCAGGAATACAGATGTCCGTGATGCCGATTGTGATACCTGCGCGGGTTCCTATTTCGAAACCCATGTCTTTGATCATGTCGGCAAGCAGCACGGTGAACTCCGAACCGCAAGTGCGATAGGAGTCGCGGATGACGTCAGACAACACGTTCTTGTCGAGGGCGATGTTGTAGTAAGGCAGGCCTTCGTTTTCACCGAATCCGAAGCGCTCTTCAAGGCGCCGCATCTCCTGGCTGACCATCGCGCGACCGATTGTCGTTACAATCCACGAGTTGGGGGAGTGCGCAACCTCGGTGAATTCGCCGACCAATGGCTCCGACTCGCGGCGTTTGTCGTAGTAACGGACGCGGCGCGTTTCTTTCTTGTCGTCCTTCGATGGATCCGAGATGTACTCGACTACAGTCCGGTTGCACGAAATCCTGATCCAATCATGGTATTTCAGGTACCCCGACTCGTAAGCGATGACCGCTTCGTGCTCGTCCGCGAATGTGGGTATTTTGTTGAGATCCGGCACCGGCTTGTCGGTTTGGGTCAGGTAATACATTCCCAAGACCAAGTCCTTTGTCGGGCTGATGACCGGCTTGCCGTCCGCGGGAAGCAGGATATTGTTGGCCGAAAGCATCAAAATACGAGCTTCGGCTTGCGCGGTGGTTGACAGCGGCACGTGAACAGCCATTTGGTCGCCGTCAAAGTCCGCGTTGTAAGCCTCGCACGCAAGCGGGTGAAGCTGGATTGCCTTACCCTCGATCAACACCGGCTCAAAGGCCTGGATGGACAGCCTGTGAAGCGTGGGCGCGCGGTTCAACAGCACCGGGTGGTTCTGAATTATCTCTTCCAGCTTGTCCCAAACCAGCGGATCCTCCGCCTTCTCGATCATACGTCGGGCAGTGTTGATTTGCTGATTGGGATCTTCCGGATTGATAAGCCTGTTAAGCACGAAGGGTTTGAAAAGCTCCAGCGCCATGTATTTTGGAATACCGCATTGGTGAAGCTTCAGACGAGGACCGACGACGACAACGCTTCTGCCGGAGTAATCGACGCGCTTTCCAAGCAGGTTTTGACGAAATCTGCCCTGCTTACCCTTCAGGAGGTCGGACAGCGATTTGAGCGCCCGGTTATTCGTGTTGACTGCAGCGCGCCCTTTGCGCCCGTTGTCAATCAAGCTGTCGACTGCTTCCTGGAGCATGCGCTTTTCATTGCGCAGGATGCTTTCTGGAGCCTTGATATCGATCAGCTTCTTTAGGCGGTTGTTACGGTTGATCACGCGCCTGTAAAGGTCGTTTAAATCGCTCGACGCAAACCTGCCGCCCTCCAGCTCAACCATCGGCCGAAGCTCCGGCGGAAGCACTGGAAGGACCGACAAAATCATCCACTCGGGACGGTTCCCGCTCTGGATAAACGAGCGTACGGTTTTTAGCCGTTTAATCAGCTTCTTGCGCTTCTGGCTCGTGCGGCGGAACTTGATTTTTTCAAGCTCGTCGTCGAGTTCCTTTTCGAGGTACTTTAGGTCGAGTTTGCGCAGAATCTCGCGCAGCGCGCCGGCTCCCATCCCCATCTGGACGTAATCCGACAAATCAATGCCCATCTCGCGCTGAACTATGTACTTCAAGTATTCGAAATCGTCGAAATCCTGATCGGTCAGCCTGTCCATGTATTTGACGGAACGAAGCACCGCCATCCCACGCGTAAGGCTTGAAATGTGGCGCTCGATTTCGGCGATTTGGTTTTTGTTCTCCTCGCGGGTTTTAATGTTTTCGCCCGGCACCTTGAAGACGCCCAGGTCGAGGAGCTTTGAAACGATCGGGTATGTAAATTTTGCCCTCGCTTCGGCAACCACCTCTCGGGTTACGGGGTCGACGATATTGTGCGCGAGGATGAATTCGTCCAGCACCTTAGTGCGCATGACGGCATCCTTCACAAGAGCGACGGCGGCTACAAGCTCTTCAGACGCCAGTGCTTCCCTGCCCGGCTTTACAAATGTTTTGGAGGCAAGCAGCGCGGCATCGCGCTCTTCCGGAGTCGCATCGGGCGAATCCATTAGGAGCTTGCAGGCATCCAACTCCTTTATGTCGCGAAGCTCGACCTTTTTTTGCTTGAGATGCGTAATCTGGTCGGTTATGGTGTATTCGATTTCTGACAGGTTTTCCTTAAGCCAGTCCTCGTCCACGTGAAAAACGACGTGATTCACGTAGTAAATGATCTTTTCTATTTCCTTGGCGCTCATTCCCAACAGCGCCGAGAAGCGGTTGGGAATACTCTTCGTGAACCAGATGTGCGCGACGGGACAGGCGAGCTTGATATGCCCCATCCGCTCGCGCCGCACGCTGGACTTCGTGATTAGTACGCCGCAGCGATCACAACGCGTGTTCTTGTAGCGCACCTTTTTGTATTTTCCGCAGGCGCACTCGAAATCCTTGGTGGGGCCGAAAATCACTTCGCAGAAAAGGCCTTCTTTTTCCGGCTTGTAGGTCCGGTAATTGAAGGTTTCCGGCTTTTTGACCTCGCCGCTCGACCATTGCTCTATTGTTTCAGGAGACGCGAGACCTATACGAAGCTTCTTAATCAAAGTATTAGCCATTGAATGCATCGCCCCCTTCGAGGTCATCGAAAGTTCTGGGCCGCCGGGTCACCCTCAGCCGGTCCTCTATCAGCGCCTTAAGCTCGCTTTCGTCCTTTTCCACTTGGACGTCAAGCGAAAGGCTTTTCAGTTCGTTGACAATCACGTTGAAGCTTTCCGGAACGCCTGGCTCGGGAATCATTTTCCCGTCCACGATCGCCTTGTAAGTCATATTGCGACCGGTTACGTCGTCGCTCTTGGAGGTAAGCATTTCCTTGAGCAAGTATGCAGCGCCATAGCCTTCCAGCGCCCAAACCTCCATCTCTCCCAACCTTTGGCCGCCGAATTGCGCCTTGCCACCCAATGGCTGCTGCGTGATTAGTGCGTAGCTGCCTGTACTGCGGGCGTGCATCTTGTCGTCCACCAAGTGATTGAGTTTCATGATGTACATCATGCCGACGATGACCCGCTCTTTAAACGGCTCGCCGGTGATGCCGTCGAACAATACGGTTTTGCCGTCCAGAGGCAACTGAAGATGCTTGTATAGCTGCCGGATTTGATCCTCGGTAACGCCTCGGAACACTGGGGCGGTAATCCGCAAAGGATTCTTAACATCCCTTGTGTGCACTTCATTAATGTCGAGTTCGAATCGGTCCTTCGACTGATCGAACGGAATCGGCTTGGAACGATCCAAAAGCTCCTTCACCTCGTCCGCCTGCGACTGCTCAATAAAACTGCAAGCTAGCCCCAAATGTGTTTCGAGAACCTGGCCGATGTTCATTCGATTCGGCACGCCAAGAGGATTAAGCACTATGTCAACAGTCCGTCCGTCCGGCAGGAAAGGCATGTCCTCTTCAGGCACTATGATCGAAACGACGCCTTTGTTTCCATGCCTTCCCGCAATTTTGTCGCCGACCTTCAGAACCTTTTTCTTTGCGATATAAACGCGGGCAAGTTCCACTATATTGTGCGGCAGATCGAATCCATCCTTGCGGCTGTAATATTGAGTTCTGATGACCACACCCTCTTGGCCATGCGGCACCTTGAGGGGGCTGTTTTTAAATCCCTTGCCCTTATCGCCGAAAACCGCACGGATTAGCTTTTCCTCTCCGGTAAGATCGCTTTCACCCTTGGGGGTGATCTTGCCGACTAGACCATCGCCGCTTTTCACTTCGGCGCCGACGCGAATGATCCCGCGTTCATCCAAGTTGCGCTCTATGTAGTCCTCGCCCAAACCCAGCACTTCTCGGGTGATTTTTTCTGGGCCGAGCTTCGTCTGCCTTGCCTCGCACTCGTGCTTTTCAATGTGAAGACTCGTGAAGTAGTCCTCCTTCACCAGCCTTTCGGAAACCACGATCGCGTCTTCAAAGTTGTAGCCGCGCCATGGAAGAAATGCCACAAGCACGTTGCGGCCCAACGCCAGCTCGCCCTCGACGGTGCTCGAGCTGTCCGCAAGCAAATCGCCCTTTACAACCACGGTATCTTTGGTAACCCGTACCCTCTGATCGATTAGCGTTCCCTGGTTGCTGCGCTGGAATTTGCGAAGCCGGATCCACTCGCGAACGGACTCGGGATCGCGGTTGAGAGCGCGGAATTCGCGGTCCTCAAACGGCAGATCGCGAAATACGGCTTTCCAAGGATTGGGCGGACTGAAAATATATTCGAACTTGCTCTTGTTCAGCACCTCGCCAAGACCCTGTGTTTCGAGGTTGGGAAAATCGAGTATTTCTCCGGACTGACTGTCATAAACGATACCTTTTTCCAGTCCGATTCGCTTGCTGTCCACGTATATCACACGCCCGCAGAAAGAACTGCGTACGGCGCTGCCCGCATCCTC
The genomic region above belongs to bacterium and contains:
- the rpoC gene encoding DNA-directed RNA polymerase subunit beta', producing the protein MANTLIKKLRIGLASPETIEQWSSGEVKKPETFNYRTYKPEKEGLFCEVIFGPTKDFECACGKYKKVRYKNTRCDRCGVLITKSSVRRERMGHIKLACPVAHIWFTKSIPNRFSALLGMSAKEIEKIIYYVNHVVFHVDEDWLKENLSEIEYTITDQITHLKQKKVELRDIKELDACKLLMDSPDATPEERDAALLASKTFVKPGREALASEELVAAVALVKDAVMRTKVLDEFILAHNIVDPVTREVVAEARAKFTYPIVSKLLDLGVFKVPGENIKTREENKNQIAEIERHISSLTRGMAVLRSVKYMDRLTDQDFDDFEYLKYIVQREMGIDLSDYVQMGMGAGALREILRKLDLKYLEKELDDELEKIKFRRTSQKRKKLIKRLKTVRSFIQSGNRPEWMILSVLPVLPPELRPMVELEGGRFASSDLNDLYRRVINRNNRLKKLIDIKAPESILRNEKRMLQEAVDSLIDNGRKGRAAVNTNNRALKSLSDLLKGKQGRFRQNLLGKRVDYSGRSVVVVGPRLKLHQCGIPKYMALELFKPFVLNRLINPEDPNQQINTARRMIEKAEDPLVWDKLEEIIQNHPVLLNRAPTLHRLSIQAFEPVLIEGKAIQLHPLACEAYNADFDGDQMAVHVPLSTTAQAEARILMLSANNILLPADGKPVISPTKDLVLGMYYLTQTDKPVPDLNKIPTFADEHEAVIAYESGYLKYHDWIRISCNRTVVEYISDPSKDDKKETRRVRYYDKRRESEPLVGEFTEVAHSPNSWIVTTIGRAMVSQEMRRLEERFGFGENEGLPYYNIALDKNVLSDVIRDSYRTCGSEFTVLLADMIKDMGFEIGTRAGITIGITDICIPAEKVEIIGKANREADKVWSKFNKKLITQQEKDEVIISIWDQATKDLTKAMRLNFGKFNSIFMMAESGARGKIDQVRQLAAMRGLIVGPTGNILPLPIQSNFREGLSVFEYFISTHGGRKGLVDTALKTADSGYLTRRLVDVALDVSITEYDCGSTGSIEVDLTELKQKEIPKKIMGRVLADDFRDAVTGEVLFERNSEIDYKVAQIISQIHPPSIRVRSVLTCRTLEGVCAKCYGWDLSANRLAEIGDPVGVIAAQSIGEPGTQLTMRTFHIGGVTEEDYDVVKVRSMDGRIEKEYNIRTSRDNKLTVTVGTLLGTNPHYVDSKHEVAVDEDGVVSNVDKRSHEVSIRTTSGAEKTFPVPRGNEISVQVGDKVSGHDNYFDKQKKHRAEFDCEVIDIREVHSMAKKAGAKKMGDITQGLPFVETLFEVRNVKNPEILCEEPGVVQDIEKVTPYKATIRSLDGMQEKSYEILVSEKNPLKVRYRSTLARDEGLDQNETVRADFAGHIVQLFPDEKRSFHRVTIQQDNGEKVVYETPRENRLLLVSVGDKLKIADPICDGDFDVRKYHQLKGDLDTQVYLVKAIQDIYESQNVSPNSKHIEIIASQMIKYVQIQDPNDAEDLFEGDLMEKKKFFRLCEEIEAKGGNPPTGKSILQGISKASLSTESFLAAASFQETTRVLTEASIEGKVDPLRGLKENVIIGGLIPVGTGVAAEKSAAKSLAAFEDTFELEPDRAADFKDSFFGEGEDENA
- a CDS encoding DNA-directed RNA polymerase subunit beta produces the protein MALLTERRLNLAEKDYLPLSNLLDIQTRSFEQFCFEGVAEVFSETFPIVSNDETLELHFDDYSITLPEMDILDCFEQDKTYAGTLKGIFSFCNRKTGEIKEQEVYIAELPFMTSAGTFVVNGVERVIVSQLVRSPGVYFTPGDKRTASEDAFMAKVIPYRGAWLKYEYDKKNNVYQVRIDSPRRVLKVPITTFFKALGFEVDHINKVIYYPENRFSKSQWPTPEMEIRESLHGTLEKDVARNMLEAQKDIWKRLHPTEPFSEDVLSAMLPSRFFDEKRYDLAKVGRHVLNRKLGLSIPNDVRVLTHADLLETFRKLHDLQESGTGPVDDVEHLNLENRRVEHIGELLQAQLRRGLLRVERIVKEKLMMPDADKETPKTLLNTRPLIGVLKEFFGSSQMSQFMDNTNPLTSLTHKRRLSALGPKGLTRESARFDFRDVHHSHYGRVCPIESPEGPNIGLISSLSTYASVDEYGFIVTPFHVVEEGRVTNKIVRLSANEERGYHIAPSTTGRDKLGRITEDVLFVRHNGNFEVVSRNEVELVEVSPMQFISVTTSLIPFLEHDDANRALMGSNMQRQAVPLLFPDRALVGTGSETAISEDAGSAVRSSFCGRVIYVDSKRIGLEKGIVYDSQSGEILDFPNLETQGLGEVLNKSKFEYIFSPPNPWKAVFRDLPFEDREFRALNRDPESVREWIRLRKFQRSNQGTLIDQRVRVTKDTVVVKGDLLADSSSTVEGELALGRNVLVAFLPWRGYNFEDAIVVSERLVKEDYFTSLHIEKHECEARQTKLGPEKITREVLGLGEDYIERNLDERGIIRVGAEVKSGDGLVGKITPKGESDLTGEEKLIRAVFGDKGKGFKNSPLKVPHGQEGVVIRTQYYSRKDGFDLPHNIVELARVYIAKKKVLKVGDKIAGRHGNKGVVSIIVPEEDMPFLPDGRTVDIVLNPLGVPNRMNIGQVLETHLGLACSFIEQSQADEVKELLDRSKPIPFDQSKDRFELDINEVHTRDVKNPLRITAPVFRGVTEDQIRQLYKHLQLPLDGKTVLFDGITGEPFKERVIVGMMYIMKLNHLVDDKMHARSTGSYALITQQPLGGKAQFGGQRLGEMEVWALEGYGAAYLLKEMLTSKSDDVTGRNMTYKAIVDGKMIPEPGVPESFNVIVNELKSLSLDVQVEKDESELKALIEDRLRVTRRPRTFDDLEGGDAFNG